A single genomic interval of Pyrus communis chromosome 5, drPyrComm1.1, whole genome shotgun sequence harbors:
- the LOC137734558 gene encoding uncharacterized protein — translation MAINLGRLFASKTIPTISATEPLTRAGVNSVSRLLCSSASQSQTQHEKPSKEHGEPIVEKLEKQAEEEEDDDDDNDDGFVNKETGEVGGPRGPEPTRFGDWERNGRCSDF, via the coding sequence ATGGCGATCAATCTGGGCCGTCTATTCGCATCAAAGACCATCCCGACAATCTCCGCGACCGAACCTCTAACTCGCGCCGGCGTCAACTCGGTGAGTCGGCTCCTGTGCTCGTCGGCCTCGCAATCGCAAACCCAGCACGAAAAACCCAGCAAGGAGCACGGTGAACCCATCGTAGAAAAACTCGAAAAAcaagctgaagaagaagaagatgatgatgatgataacgACGATGGGTTTGTGAATAAAGAGACCGGCGAGGTCGGTGGGCCCAGAGGACCGGAGCCCACCCGTTTCGGCGATTGGGAGCGAAACGGTCGCTGCTCTGAtttttga